In Rhizobium lusitanum, a genomic segment contains:
- a CDS encoding dihydrodipicolinate synthase family protein translates to MLKKIEGIVPVMITPFTESGKIDYPGVARLVEWYIANGSDALFAVCQSSEMQFLSLEERVELAAFVKTAAAGRVPVIASGHVSESLEDQLAELSAIAATGVDGMVLVTNRLDVKQQGGAKFIDDLNWLLERLPKNLTLGLYECPAPYRRLLSDDELLFCARSGRFALLKDVSCDLETVKRRVALTKDTPLAIVNANAAIAYDAMKAGSRGFTGVFTNFHPDLYKWMLTKSASNPALADELSVYLALSAMAEPMGYPKLAKLYHQRLGTFSCTDSRVINFDIRERFWALDALMDKIVEGTDHFRRRIAAG, encoded by the coding sequence ATGCTCAAGAAGATCGAAGGTATCGTTCCCGTCATGATCACGCCGTTCACCGAGAGCGGCAAAATCGATTATCCCGGTGTTGCACGGCTGGTGGAATGGTACATCGCCAATGGCTCCGACGCCCTGTTTGCCGTCTGCCAGTCCAGCGAGATGCAGTTTCTCAGCCTCGAGGAGCGTGTCGAACTCGCGGCTTTCGTCAAAACGGCGGCAGCCGGCCGTGTGCCGGTCATCGCGTCCGGCCATGTCAGCGAGAGCCTGGAAGACCAGCTTGCCGAGCTGAGCGCAATTGCCGCCACCGGCGTCGACGGTATGGTGCTCGTCACCAACCGTCTCGACGTCAAGCAGCAGGGCGGCGCGAAGTTCATCGATGATCTCAACTGGCTCCTCGAGCGCCTGCCGAAGAATCTGACGCTCGGTCTCTACGAGTGCCCGGCGCCTTATCGCCGTCTCTTGAGCGATGATGAATTGTTGTTCTGCGCCCGCAGCGGCCGGTTTGCCCTTCTGAAGGATGTGTCCTGCGATCTCGAAACGGTCAAGCGTCGCGTGGCACTGACCAAAGATACGCCGCTTGCCATCGTCAACGCCAATGCGGCGATCGCCTATGATGCCATGAAGGCAGGGTCGCGCGGCTTTACCGGTGTGTTCACCAACTTCCACCCGGATCTCTACAAGTGGATGCTGACGAAAAGCGCTTCCAATCCGGCGCTGGCGGATGAGCTCTCCGTCTATCTCGCTCTCTCCGCCATGGCTGAGCCGATGGGGTATCCGAAGCTTGCCAAGCTCTATCATCAGCGCCTCGGCACATTCTCCTGCACCGATAGCCGCGTGATCAACTTCGATATCCGGGAGCGGTTCTGGGCACTCGACGCGCTGATGGACAAGATCGTCGAGGGCACAGACCATTTCCGTCGTCGGATTGCAGCCGGCTAA